The proteins below are encoded in one region of Pseudophryne corroboree isolate aPseCor3 chromosome 8, aPseCor3.hap2, whole genome shotgun sequence:
- the LOC134949969 gene encoding uncharacterized protein LOC134949969, with protein MARRDSHTAPAASSPHFRQVDPARALGRPLSEHTSREPTNTRTPYHENLPPQHPVPSSHIQPLSEHTSREPTNTRTPYHENLPPQHPVPSSHIQPLSEHTSREPTDTRTPYHENLPPQHPVPSSHIQPLSEHTAREPTDTCTPYHENLPPQHPVPSSHIQPLSEHTAREPTDTCTPYHENLPPQHPVPSSHIQPLSEHTAREPTDTRTPYHENLPPQHPVPSSHIQPLSEHTAREPTDTCTPYHENLPPQHPVPSSHIQPLSEHTAREPTDTCTPYHENLPPQHLIPSSHIQPLSEHTAREPTDTCTPYHENLPPQHLIPSSHIQPLTGHAGREPTDTRTPHHGTLPPHHSVTSSHM; from the coding sequence CCACTGTCAGAACACACTTCCCGGGAGCCCACCAACACCCGCACCCCATACCACGAAAACCTGCCTCCGCAACACCCCGTCCCCAGCTCCCACATCCAGCCACTGTCGGAACACACTTCCCGGGAGCCCACCAACACCCGCACCCCATACCACGAAAACCTGCCTCCGCAACACCCCGTCCCCAGCTCCCACATCCAGCCACTGTCGGAACACACTTCCCGGGAGCCCACCGACACCCGCACCCCATACCACGAAAACCTGCCTCCGCAACACCCCGTCCCCAGCTCCCACATCCAGCCACTGTCAGAACACACTGCCCGGGAGCCCACCGACACCTGCACCCCATACCACGAAAACCTGCCTCCGCAACACCCCGTCCCCAGCTCCCACATCCAGCCACTGTCAGAACACACTGCCCGGGAGCCCACCGACACCTGCACCCCATACCACGAAAACCTGCCTCCGCAACACCCCGTCCCCAGCTCCCACATCCAGCCACTGTCAGAACACACTGCCCGGGAGCCCACCGACACCCGCACCCCATACCACGAAAACCTGCCTCCGCAACACCCCGTCCCCAGCTCCCACATCCAGCCACTGTCAGAACACACTGCCCGGGAGCCCACCGACACCTGCACCCCATACCACGAAAACCTGCCTCCGCAACACCCCGTCCCCAGCTCCCACATCCAGCCACTGTCAGAACACACTGCCCGGGAGCCCACCGACACCTGCACCCCATACCACGAAAACCTGCCTCCGCAACACCTCATCCCCAGCTCCCACATCCAGCCACTGTCAGAACACACTGCCCGGGAGCCCACCGACACCTGCACCCCATACCACGAAAACCTGCCTCCGCAACACCTCATCCCCAGCTCCCACATCCAGCCACTGACTGGACACGCTGGACGGGAGCCGACTGACACCCGCACCCCGCACCATGGAACCCTCCCTCCGCACCACTCCGTCACCAGCTCCCACATGTAG